The Halalkalibacter krulwichiae genome has a segment encoding these proteins:
- a CDS encoding glycoside hydrolase domain-containing protein, with product MNQKNRSFLLLGVVSLLFIFTLTFFSQVNSPDSTPVLADQESQENDSNNNEAHTASNGDSLVNNQITNEISASGGEIHNNIDNSIKADEAEVDNTIDNKIVSGENNIVDNNVTNQIDVNIGVNVTNSITNDITAHKTDKESETENDENNDESENGENGNGSDDGNGEDTPDTVWGVDSASLTTEEMLACVRDNFGDPQVWGRYLGTNEGVSYGLTEEEIELLQSNDIQILVIWNHFTDGTGYENGQNEATEAVETARDLGIPEGVALFANVEPIYPIDSSFIQGWHDVVSESEYSSGIYGIFDPSEELYVAFEAAAEENSSILDEMYIWTAAPNEGITTEDNAPDYNPEYPDGGLIGGWQYGIDAETCNIDTNIFDGNVLEVLW from the coding sequence GAACCGATCTTTTCTTTTACTTGGTGTCGTTTCCCTCCTGTTTATCTTTACTCTTACATTTTTCAGCCAAGTTAACTCACCAGATTCTACACCTGTTTTAGCTGATCAAGAATCTCAAGAAAATGATAGCAACAATAATGAGGCTCATACAGCTTCAAATGGAGATAGTCTAGTAAACAATCAAATTACAAATGAAATATCTGCTAGTGGCGGGGAGATTCATAATAACATCGATAACTCCATTAAAGCTGATGAAGCAGAAGTCGATAATACAATTGATAACAAAATCGTTAGTGGGGAAAATAATATCGTTGATAATAATGTTACTAATCAAATTGATGTCAATATTGGTGTTAATGTCACTAACAGTATTACCAATGATATTACAGCACATAAAACAGACAAAGAATCTGAAACGGAAAACGATGAGAACAATGACGAATCTGAAAACGGTGAGAACGGAAATGGCAGTGATGATGGGAATGGAGAAGATACACCTGATACGGTGTGGGGAGTTGATTCGGCTAGCTTAACCACGGAGGAGATGCTTGCCTGTGTCAGAGATAACTTTGGCGATCCACAAGTATGGGGACGTTACCTTGGGACAAATGAAGGTGTTTCTTACGGCTTAACAGAAGAAGAAATTGAGTTACTTCAATCAAATGACATTCAAATTCTTGTGATTTGGAATCACTTTACAGATGGAACTGGATATGAGAACGGTCAAAATGAAGCAACTGAAGCTGTAGAAACTGCAAGAGACTTAGGAATACCAGAAGGTGTTGCTCTATTTGCTAATGTAGAACCCATTTATCCAATTGATTCTTCTTTTATTCAAGGATGGCATGATGTCGTTTCCGAATCTGAATACAGTTCTGGTATATACGGAATATTTGACCCTAGTGAGGAACTTTATGTTGCTTTTGAAGCAGCTGCTGAAGAAAACTCTAGCATTCTAGATGAAATGTATATTTGGACCGCTGCACCTAATGAGGGAATTACAACAGAAGACAATGCTCCTGACTATAATCCTGAATATCCCGACGGTGGCTTAATTGGGGGCTGGCAGTATGGTATTGATGCTGAAACTTGTAACATAGATACAAATATTTTTGATGGCAATGTACTCGAAGTACTTTGGTAA
- a CDS encoding ferrochelatase produces MFNKGFRSFIYAPVGFVSDHLEVLYDNDYECKVVTEELNANYYRPPIPNTDSRFIKP; encoded by the coding sequence TTGTTTAACAAAGGATTTCGTTCCTTTATTTATGCTCCAGTTGGCTTTGTTTCAGACCATCTTGAAGTTTTATATGATAATGACTACGAATGTAAAGTTGTCACAGAAGAGCTCAATGCAAACTATTATCGTCCACCTATACCTAATACAGATTCTAGATTTATCAAGCCTTAA
- a CDS encoding PRK06851 family protein: MTGKIINYYAGGNTAKGFYSLYDNALQDLERIFILKGGPGTGKSSLMKTVGEEMVNKGLDIEFLHCSSDNNSIDGVIIPQYKIGIVDGTAPHVIEPKAPGIIDEYVNLSVAWDRTKLLPYKNEIFELNKAIFEKFQTAYHTFAAALKAHDDIEEIYINNMDFDEANKLTEELIQQFYGEKTKEKISTVKHRFLGAATPKGAVDFIQNLTEDIEKRYFIKGRAGSGKSTMLKKIAAAGEEKGYDVEVYHCGFDPHSLDMVILRELGVAIFDSTAPHEYFPNRETDEIVDMYQRCIAQGTDEKFADDIARTTKPYKDKMKEGVSYLAEAKELRDQLEAYYIEAMDFSKVDQLKQEILQEIEEIIAAK; the protein is encoded by the coding sequence ATGACTGGAAAAATTATTAACTATTATGCAGGTGGTAATACCGCAAAGGGATTTTATAGTTTATATGATAATGCATTGCAAGACTTAGAACGGATATTTATTCTAAAAGGTGGCCCTGGCACAGGAAAATCCTCCTTAATGAAAACTGTTGGGGAGGAAATGGTTAACAAAGGCTTAGATATTGAATTTCTGCATTGCTCTTCCGATAATAACTCGATTGATGGTGTCATTATTCCTCAGTATAAAATTGGAATCGTTGACGGAACAGCTCCACATGTCATTGAACCGAAAGCACCGGGAATTATTGATGAATATGTTAACTTAAGTGTTGCATGGGATCGAACCAAGTTATTACCGTATAAGAACGAAATTTTTGAGTTGAACAAGGCTATTTTTGAAAAGTTTCAGACTGCTTACCATACATTTGCAGCAGCATTAAAAGCGCACGACGATATAGAAGAAATTTATATAAACAATATGGATTTTGATGAAGCGAATAAATTAACAGAAGAGTTAATTCAACAATTTTATGGTGAAAAGACAAAGGAAAAAATATCAACTGTGAAACATCGTTTTTTAGGAGCTGCAACACCAAAGGGGGCAGTTGATTTTATTCAAAATTTAACAGAGGATATAGAAAAGCGTTATTTTATTAAAGGGAGAGCGGGATCAGGCAAATCAACAATGTTGAAGAAAATTGCTGCCGCAGGTGAGGAAAAAGGATATGATGTTGAGGTGTATCATTGTGGTTTTGATCCTCATAGCTTAGATATGGTTATTTTGAGAGAGCTTGGTGTTGCTATCTTTGATAGTACGGCACCCCATGAATATTTCCCTAATAGAGAAACAGATGAAATTGTTGATATGTATCAAAGGTGTATAGCACAAGGAACGGATGAAAAATTTGCAGATGACATTGCTAGAACAACCAAACCATATAAAGATAAAATGAAAGAAGGAGTATCTTATTTAGCAGAGGCAAAAGAGCTGCGTGATCAATTAGAAGCATATTATATTGAAGCCATGGATTTTAGTAAAGTCGATCAATTGAAACAAGAGATCCTACAAGAAATAGAAGAGATCATTGCAGCGAAATAA
- a CDS encoding flavin monoamine oxidase family protein, protein MSSGETDVVIVGAGLAGLSAALKLKEQNRSFIVLEARHRSGGRIHTIKTEEQIAIDLGAQWVSPYHKRVKQLVTKYGLRLTPTYRTGNTIYDFNGVIEKKTGSWPLSLIEALDALKLKMRMNILSKQLSKDCPWKTELAQELDKKTVEQFIIEHGSTNKAKQLFQLLLEEVLCSKLYEVSTLDLLWCIAAAGSIDRLLTAEDYWIEEGAGTLTKRIADSLEGQIQFNQQVQSIEYDADGVFVHTYNQNWRAKKVVLAVPPNLVTRIQFSPPLLADRAQLNERAGMPSVIKLIFTYGKPFWREQGYNGTVYSNQGPVKLTLDSSPTDMSKGVLTTFITGEFARKLGRLSVESRINQIKNQLRRYFGQLVMSPCQVFEKDWSDDEWTRGGYGIHFPIGVISQLGPSLRNPIGPIHWAGTELASEWRMYMEGAIQSGERAAMDVVELLK, encoded by the coding sequence GTGTCATCAGGGGAAACAGATGTAGTAATAGTTGGTGCCGGTTTAGCAGGCTTATCCGCAGCTCTAAAATTAAAAGAACAGAATCGTTCATTTATCGTGTTAGAAGCCCGTCATAGATCAGGAGGAAGAATCCATACAATTAAAACAGAAGAGCAGATCGCAATAGATTTGGGTGCTCAATGGGTGAGCCCTTATCATAAGCGCGTTAAGCAACTAGTAACCAAGTACGGTCTTCGACTAACACCAACATACCGAACTGGTAATACAATTTATGATTTTAATGGAGTCATTGAGAAAAAAACAGGCTCTTGGCCACTGTCACTAATAGAAGCGCTTGATGCATTAAAGCTTAAAATGAGAATGAATATCTTGAGTAAACAACTCTCAAAAGACTGTCCGTGGAAAACAGAATTAGCGCAAGAATTGGATAAAAAAACAGTCGAGCAATTTATTATAGAACATGGATCTACGAATAAGGCTAAACAATTATTTCAACTATTGCTTGAAGAAGTTTTATGCAGTAAATTGTATGAGGTTTCAACCCTTGATTTGCTATGGTGTATCGCGGCTGCTGGATCAATAGATCGATTACTAACAGCTGAGGATTATTGGATTGAAGAGGGAGCAGGTACACTAACAAAAAGAATAGCTGACAGTTTAGAGGGGCAGATCCAGTTTAATCAACAAGTACAATCAATTGAATATGATGCTGATGGAGTATTTGTACATACATATAATCAAAATTGGAGAGCGAAAAAAGTTGTGCTAGCGGTCCCTCCTAATCTTGTAACGCGTATTCAATTTTCACCGCCTTTGTTAGCCGATCGAGCTCAATTAAATGAACGAGCCGGTATGCCATCAGTGATAAAGTTGATCTTTACCTACGGAAAACCATTTTGGAGGGAACAAGGGTACAATGGTACAGTTTATTCTAATCAAGGACCGGTGAAGCTAACGCTTGATAGCTCCCCAACCGATATGAGTAAGGGTGTATTAACGACCTTTATCACAGGTGAGTTTGCCCGTAAGTTAGGTAGATTATCAGTTGAAAGCAGAATAAATCAAATCAAAAATCAGTTAAGACGTTATTTTGGTCAATTAGTGATGTCGCCATGTCAAGTATTTGAAAAAGATTGGTCAGATGATGAATGGACTAGAGGAGGGTATGGAATACATTTTCCAATAGGTGTTATTAGTCAATTAGGGCCAAGCTTAAGAAATCCAATTGGACCCATCCATTGGGCGGGGACTGAGCTAGCATCAGAATGGAGAATGTACATGGAGGGAGCCATACAATCCGGCGAACGGGCGGCAATGGATGTGGTAGAGCTACTTAAATGA
- a CDS encoding manganese-dependent inorganic pyrophosphatase has translation MEKVLIFGHKNPDTDTICSAIAYADLKSKLGQNVEPVRLGEVNGETQYALDYFNQEAPRLVETVANEVNDVILVDHNERQQSVEDIDSVRVLEVIDHHRIANFETADPLYFRAEPVGCTATILLKLYKEKNVAVSKEIAGLMLSAIISDSLLFKSPTCTQEDIDAAEELAKIAEVDSAVYGLEMLKAGADLSDKTVAQLISLDAKEFTMADSKVEIAQVNAVDTNDVLARQGELEEAITQVIAEKELDLFVLVVTDILNNDSIVLALGQAAKTVEKGFGVTLENNTALLKGVVSRKKQVVPQLTEGFTK, from the coding sequence ATGGAAAAAGTACTTATTTTCGGGCATAAAAACCCAGACACAGATACAATTTGTTCTGCTATTGCTTATGCTGATCTGAAAAGCAAATTAGGTCAAAATGTTGAGCCGGTTCGTTTAGGAGAAGTAAATGGAGAAACTCAATATGCGTTAGACTACTTCAATCAAGAAGCACCGCGTCTTGTAGAAACAGTTGCTAATGAAGTAAATGACGTCATTTTAGTAGACCATAATGAGCGTCAACAAAGTGTAGAAGACATCGATAGTGTACGTGTGTTAGAAGTAATTGACCATCATAGAATTGCAAACTTTGAAACAGCTGATCCTTTGTATTTCCGCGCAGAGCCAGTTGGGTGTACAGCAACGATTCTTTTAAAGCTATATAAAGAAAAGAATGTTGCCGTTAGCAAAGAGATTGCTGGATTAATGCTATCAGCAATTATTTCAGATTCATTATTGTTTAAGTCGCCGACTTGCACACAAGAAGATATTGATGCGGCAGAAGAATTAGCTAAAATCGCTGAAGTAGATAGCGCAGTATACGGGCTAGAAATGCTGAAAGCAGGAGCGGATTTAAGCGACAAAACAGTTGCTCAACTTATCTCTTTAGATGCGAAAGAGTTCACGATGGCAGACAGTAAGGTAGAAATTGCACAAGTAAATGCTGTAGATACAAACGATGTATTAGCGCGTCAAGGAGAGCTAGAAGAAGCCATCACTCAAGTAATTGCTGAAAAAGAATTAGATTTATTTGTACTAGTTGTAACAGATATTTTAAACAACGATTCAATCGTGCTGGCACTAGGACAAGCAGCAAAAACCGTTGAAAAAGGCTTTGGTGTAACATTAGAAAATAACACAGCACTATTAAAAGGTGTTGTATCACGCAAAAAACAAGTTGTTCCGCAATTAACAGAAGGATTTACGAAATAA
- a CDS encoding DUF2254 domain-containing protein, which produces MIEWILKIRKNIWLVPSVYCLVSSLLAIFIIWIDTAHGEKVQDIFPASLLISVNLAQTILATIAAALLTMITITFSTIMVVLTTYSSQFSPRTLTDFITNKITMRVLGIYMGGFMYSILTLLFMREDLTYEVLGATIAVFFSIICLSFFAYFIHFVAASIQVNKLISEVTRQTLKTVKERMKTKKGEEKVRITNDKPNLAKNYYSKKEFKSETFGYIQLIEYQHLFDLAKKYDLVVELNQRIGAFITDNKTVFTVYYKKDLPKIKLKKFVVLGVERTILQDVEFGIRKIVEVTLRAISPGINDPNTAIDGILHLGKLLGRASEQDGRYLLYEIEKEVKVIAPQKTFEELLYTTFSQICHYGQNDLSILIAIYDACMMIAEESGQTIRQQVWQFSRYIKENFNLETLHEKDLNYFHLKERQLRDLTANVL; this is translated from the coding sequence TTGATTGAATGGATATTAAAGATAAGAAAGAACATTTGGTTAGTACCAAGTGTTTATTGTTTAGTTTCGTCTTTATTAGCAATTTTTATTATTTGGATTGATACAGCACACGGTGAAAAAGTACAGGATATTTTTCCGGCAAGTTTGTTAATTAGCGTGAACTTAGCTCAAACCATTCTTGCAACCATTGCTGCAGCATTGTTAACGATGATTACAATTACATTCTCAACAATTATGGTCGTTTTAACAACGTATTCATCCCAATTTTCCCCAAGAACGTTAACTGATTTTATTACTAATAAAATTACGATGAGAGTACTAGGCATATATATGGGCGGCTTTATGTACAGTATTCTCACACTATTATTCATGAGAGAGGATTTAACATATGAAGTACTGGGAGCAACAATAGCTGTATTCTTCTCTATCATCTGTCTTTCCTTTTTTGCTTATTTCATTCATTTTGTTGCAGCATCTATTCAAGTGAATAAATTAATAAGTGAGGTTACCAGACAGACGTTAAAAACAGTTAAAGAACGAATGAAAACGAAGAAAGGAGAGGAGAAGGTTAGAATTACTAACGATAAGCCTAATTTGGCAAAAAACTATTATTCAAAAAAAGAATTTAAAAGTGAAACATTTGGCTACATTCAACTAATTGAATATCAGCATTTATTTGATTTAGCTAAAAAGTATGATCTCGTTGTAGAACTAAACCAAAGAATTGGAGCCTTTATTACTGATAATAAAACTGTATTTACCGTGTATTATAAAAAGGACTTACCAAAGATCAAGCTTAAGAAATTTGTAGTACTTGGTGTTGAAAGAACGATTCTGCAGGACGTAGAGTTTGGAATTCGTAAGATTGTAGAAGTGACATTGAGAGCAATTTCACCAGGTATAAATGATCCGAATACGGCAATTGACGGCATATTGCATTTAGGAAAACTATTAGGAAGAGCGTCTGAACAAGACGGACGTTATCTTCTATACGAGATTGAAAAGGAAGTCAAGGTAATTGCACCACAGAAAACATTTGAAGAGTTGCTGTATACGACTTTTTCTCAAATATGTCACTATGGCCAAAATGATCTATCCATTCTAATCGCAATATACGATGCATGTATGATGATTGCTGAAGAGAGTGGTCAAACGATCCGTCAACAAGTTTGGCAGTTTAGCCGGTACATAAAAGAAAATTTCAACCTAGAGACATTACATGAAAAGGATTTAAATTACTTTCATTTAAAAGAAAGACAATTACGAGATCTCACTGCGAATGTTTTGTAA
- a CDS encoding polysaccharide deacetylase family protein, which yields MKKEGKNEVLLTFDDGPSKYLDQFLDVLAEEKVPALFFWQSRLLHHKRPWSRVLREGHEIGLHSHSHKNLVKLTKSEQMKEIKTNKRIVEQLIDHPVRYFRPPFGQHNSDTIEIASELDLEVIMWDISSFDWDLKDDPTQIVKNVTEHVQDGSIILLHELKQTLEILPQLIQGLKERGCHFTSLKR from the coding sequence TTGAAAAAAGAAGGCAAGAATGAAGTTTTATTAACTTTCGATGATGGGCCGAGTAAATATTTAGATCAATTCTTAGATGTTTTAGCAGAAGAAAAAGTACCCGCTCTGTTTTTTTGGCAATCAAGGCTGCTACACCATAAAAGACCGTGGTCTAGAGTTTTACGAGAAGGTCATGAAATAGGGCTTCATTCACATAGTCATAAAAACTTAGTGAAGCTAACCAAAAGTGAACAAATGAAAGAAATTAAAACGAATAAAAGAATTGTTGAGCAACTAATTGATCATCCAGTTCGATACTTTCGTCCACCGTTTGGACAGCATAATTCTGATACAATCGAAATTGCGTCAGAACTAGACTTAGAGGTGATTATGTGGGATATTTCCTCCTTTGATTGGGACTTGAAGGATGATCCAACACAAATAGTTAAAAATGTAACGGAGCATGTTCAAGACGGCTCGATTATTTTGCTACATGAGCTTAAGCAAACACTTGAAATTTTGCCACAATTAATCCAAGGTCTAAAAGAAAGAGGATGTCACTTCACAAGTCTGAAGAGGTGA
- a CDS encoding metal-sensitive transcriptional regulator, translating to MKYNDQMKNRVKRVEGQVRALLRMMEEEKDCKDLVAQMSAARNALDRTIGLVVSTNLEQCVRDQINKGEDTEELIQEAVNLLVKSR from the coding sequence ATGAAGTACAACGATCAAATGAAAAATAGAGTAAAGCGTGTAGAGGGACAAGTTAGGGCTTTATTACGTATGATGGAAGAAGAAAAAGACTGTAAAGATTTAGTTGCGCAAATGTCAGCTGCGCGAAATGCACTAGACCGAACAATCGGTTTAGTAGTGAGTACTAATTTGGAACAATGTGTAAGGGATCAAATTAATAAAGGTGAGGATACTGAAGAACTGATTCAGGAAGCAGTAAACTTATTAGTGAAGAGCCGATAA
- a CDS encoding DNA polymerase IV translates to MKTVFLVDMQSFYASVEKARYPNLHNKPLVVSGDPKRRSGVILAACPLAKKSGIKNGERLWEAQQKCLDLVVVPPKMQDYITISVQITAILEEYSDLVEPFSIDEQFIDVTGSERLFGPPLEIAQKIQKQIWEETKVRARIGIGENKILAKMACDNFSKKNRSGIFWLKKEELSQTLWPLPVEKMFGVGSRMASHLRNMGVRTVGQLANVPLQRLKKQWGINGQILWMTAHGEDYSPVTTASHDGQKAIGHGMTLPRDYISLTEIRVVLLELCEEVCMRARKSGVMGQTVTISVSGASYEVQTGFHRQTTLYEPTNYVMDVFHTVEKLFLQFWNHNPIRRLGVSLTKLCPDDEVQLSLFDTDRDKKVELGYVMDGIKDKYGTTSLIRASSLTKAGQAFERSKKIGGHYK, encoded by the coding sequence ATGAAAACGGTCTTTCTTGTCGATATGCAATCTTTTTATGCCTCAGTCGAAAAAGCGAGATATCCTAACTTACATAATAAGCCACTAGTCGTCTCAGGCGACCCTAAGCGCAGATCGGGTGTTATTTTAGCAGCTTGTCCTTTGGCCAAAAAAAGCGGCATTAAAAATGGAGAACGTTTATGGGAAGCACAACAGAAATGTCTGGACCTAGTTGTCGTACCACCAAAAATGCAAGATTATATTACAATTTCCGTTCAAATTACAGCGATACTAGAAGAATATAGCGATTTAGTCGAACCCTTTTCCATTGATGAACAATTTATTGATGTAACCGGAAGTGAGAGGTTATTTGGTCCTCCTTTAGAAATTGCTCAGAAAATCCAAAAGCAAATATGGGAAGAAACAAAGGTCCGAGCAAGAATTGGAATTGGGGAAAACAAAATTCTTGCCAAGATGGCTTGTGACAATTTCTCAAAAAAGAATAGATCTGGGATATTTTGGCTTAAAAAAGAAGAACTCAGTCAAACATTATGGCCTCTCCCCGTTGAGAAAATGTTTGGCGTTGGGAGTCGGATGGCTAGTCATTTGCGAAATATGGGTGTTCGAACAGTTGGACAACTCGCTAACGTTCCACTCCAACGTTTAAAAAAGCAATGGGGCATTAATGGTCAAATTCTTTGGATGACCGCACATGGAGAGGACTATTCTCCTGTTACAACCGCCTCTCACGATGGCCAAAAAGCAATTGGGCACGGTATGACATTGCCTCGTGATTATATTAGTCTTACAGAGATTCGTGTCGTCTTACTTGAACTTTGTGAAGAAGTTTGTATGAGGGCTCGTAAATCAGGGGTTATGGGGCAAACAGTTACCATTAGCGTCAGTGGCGCTAGTTATGAAGTTCAAACAGGTTTTCATCGACAAACAACTTTATATGAACCAACTAACTATGTAATGGATGTATTTCATACGGTTGAAAAGCTTTTTTTGCAGTTTTGGAACCATAATCCAATTAGACGCCTTGGTGTGAGCTTAACAAAACTTTGTCCTGATGATGAAGTCCAGCTTAGTTTGTTCGATACAGACCGCGATAAAAAAGTCGAACTTGGTTATGTAATGGATGGAATTAAGGATAAATACGGGACAACGTCGCTTATTCGCGCTTCCTCATTAACCAAGGCTGGGCAAGCATTTGAACGTTCAAAAAAGATAGGAGGACATTATAAATGA
- a CDS encoding YolD-like family protein — protein MNQQEHLQRGNILWESSRMFLPEHKQALLHRKQEIKKVEKPELDEQEWQEIGIIVFDSLKHELDVKVIYWNDGFFHELVGIIDKVDLHLKRIKIRIGEDIDFIAIDCLKTIVRMG, from the coding sequence ATGAATCAACAAGAGCATTTACAGCGCGGAAATATTCTTTGGGAAAGTAGCCGAATGTTCTTACCTGAGCATAAGCAAGCTTTATTGCACCGTAAACAAGAAATAAAAAAAGTGGAAAAGCCTGAATTAGATGAGCAAGAATGGCAAGAAATCGGAATCATTGTTTTCGATTCCCTCAAGCATGAACTGGATGTTAAAGTGATTTATTGGAACGACGGATTCTTCCATGAATTAGTTGGCATTATTGATAAAGTCGATCTACATTTAAAGCGAATTAAGATTAGAATAGGTGAAGACATTGATTTTATAGCAATTGATTGTTTAAAAACAATTGTGAGAATGGGATAA
- a CDS encoding alpha/beta-type small acid-soluble spore protein, giving the protein MASNNNSSNQLLVPGVQQALDQMKYEIAQEFGVQLGADTTSRANGSVGGEITKRLVQMAEQQLGGSQF; this is encoded by the coding sequence ATGGCAAGCAACAACAATAGTTCAAATCAATTACTAGTTCCTGGAGTACAACAAGCTTTAGATCAAATGAAGTATGAGATTGCACAAGAATTTGGTGTTCAACTTGGCGCTGATACAACCTCTCGTGCCAACGGTTCAGTTGGTGGCGAAATCACAAAACGTCTTGTTCAAATGGCTGAACAACAATTAGGCGGTTCACAATTCTAA
- a CDS encoding DUF3888 domain-containing protein: MMKKALILLIVTICLHTPSVLANHIQPIQSLKSVLTPTIQEAITSYKNKKTTYAPYSFTTDFHNIQIKDIAKLNKENYYVIQVLVSTYEHAHNPPNITFNLTVLLTPVGHRVINIKSKEDQEARKINAFYKEAVSDIAQAFQLNLQSYKAYNTTNIPAPLRPFITKIIVELNPYISPPYKNVISPITFLKGNRGFIVFKLADGTNVKYELRMENQQWKIISKEKRPGKKMKKTLIWYM, translated from the coding sequence ATGATGAAGAAGGCTCTTATCCTATTAATCGTTACAATATGTTTACATACACCCTCGGTACTTGCCAATCACATACAACCTATACAATCACTAAAGTCCGTTTTAACTCCTACGATACAAGAAGCAATCACAAGCTATAAAAACAAAAAAACAACTTACGCCCCGTACTCCTTTACGACCGATTTTCACAACATCCAAATCAAAGACATCGCAAAACTAAATAAGGAAAATTATTATGTCATTCAAGTTCTAGTCTCGACATATGAACATGCTCATAATCCTCCGAATATTACCTTTAACTTGACCGTCTTACTGACCCCAGTTGGCCATAGAGTCATTAATATCAAAAGCAAAGAAGATCAAGAAGCAAGAAAGATCAACGCTTTTTATAAAGAAGCTGTTTCCGATATAGCACAAGCGTTTCAATTAAATCTCCAATCTTATAAAGCTTACAACACTACAAATATTCCAGCGCCACTTCGGCCATTTATTACAAAAATCATTGTAGAACTGAATCCTTACATTTCTCCACCTTATAAAAATGTGATATCTCCAATCACTTTTCTAAAAGGAAACCGAGGGTTTATTGTCTTCAAACTGGCAGATGGGACAAATGTCAAATACGAACTGCGTATGGAGAACCAACAGTGGAAAATCATCAGCAAAGAAAAAAGACCGGGTAAAAAAATGAAAAAGACCCTCATATGGTATATGTAA